A single region of the Amia ocellicauda isolate fAmiCal2 chromosome 8, fAmiCal2.hap1, whole genome shotgun sequence genome encodes:
- the LOC136755545 gene encoding uncharacterized protein LOC136755545: MSEFELFFESDKEGAGEDAQQHCADMQPQAAEGTGDNHTSSQEPHRSQRVRRFTEKGQELHDQQVRRFAHRFSVSYEKWKAIAKDAKQALSGQCSNNLLRDHITKISNASDNLNVVYEDLRHIDIPDQDTRRRADTCEAVTRTIIQTAKALLDTRGGEEQRVKSIESVIEAAASDKVSVNSHRTKSSAHSQTNSRITSRSSQSSARRDAAAEVAANEATLKVLLEQERHIKELERLETEAANLRANQEAENAERQRVLEAKRRELERLETIKKLEAAKARQQVYEQSECSDEEIFGLLHQCVPPKENEEVKHESSLLQHCSPPHSLTQPKQEDNTAALVRAFAESISASRLPVPEPTTFNGDPLRFNDWKVSFQTLIDRKNIPAEEKIYYLRKYVGGPAKKAIESYFLLGTESAYCAAWTILEERYGNPFLIAKAFRDKLDTWPKINSKGSVELQELADFLRSCEAAMSQIRGLEVLNDCNENQKILSKLPDWLTSRWNRKVIEVEEQSHTFPSFSQFVKFLTREAKIACNPITSLHALKPSENEKIKVSKTRGHGAKVLATNSDEKAVTTSCVFCEKAGHSLHKCRKFMDETISERVKFVQEKKLCFGCLKFGHRSKDCENREICDMCEKRHLACLHDNRTKEERMSTRLSGAGNSGKSRERKIERPQDRAARSSRESTSNRVLQNVKDTHTSTVIPVWLSVTSEPDREVLVYALLDTQSDTTFILEETAKTLHTKKEPVQLKLSTMASRNTVVSCRKLTGLQVRGFYSDKIIPLPVTYSREFIPANRDHIPTPETAKAWPHLEHVADEIAPQQSCDVGLLIGYNCPQALVPRQVVPGKENQPFAQRTDLGWSVVGYGNPCLDYGDEIGISHQVIVRQVMPGLQSSSNLTSEVHYVCRTQVKEVVSPADVIKVLESDFVERSLEDSHISQEDLRFLSKMERGIRLKDNGHYEMPLPFKNERPNLPDNMVCAIHRLRCLERKLKRNKQYYKDYKTFMDEIITRGDAERVPEEDLNKAPAWYIPHHGVYHPQKPGKIRVVFDCSARFQETSLNDHLLTGPELTNTLVGVLCRFRKGPVAIMCDIERMFHQFHVKAEDQDYLRFLWWENGNLEAKPSIYRMKVHLFGAASSPGCANYGLKHLAAEGHGHFSEATIKFIQKNFYVDDGLSSLASESQAIQLVKEARELCNKGKLRLHKFISNSKKVLASIPKEECAKAAQDLDMALGELHVERALGIQWCVASDEFQFRVIVKENPLTRRGVLSTVASVYDPLGFVAPFILVGKQILQQMCHNKLSWDDILPDDLRPLWEFWLQDLQNLAGVKIQRCYIPLNFKVQSYELHHFSDASVSGYGECSYLRAVSASGEVHCSLVMGKSRVAPAKVTTIPRLELSAAVVAVRTSDMLKRELEIDCLQEFFWTDSKVVLGYISNEARRFHVFVANRVERIKQSTESAQWRYVASEENPADHASRGLAAKQLVASNWFTGPSFLWQKELTSEVVKVGEIASSDPEIKKAQAHDTLAKEIRSLLDCLRKFSDWSRMVKAIARLKWRAREAKGLRPRSWESTSLEERRDAELSIIKMVQQATLSQEIQGIQCHKNSQIKDKANKLHKLGPFLDDQGILRVGGRLTHAALHPHVKHPAVLPRDSHVSALLVKHYHERVHHQGRGMTINEIRSNGIWILGCSRAVSSHIYKCTTCRKFRRCTEQQRMANLPEDRMETTPPFTYCGMDCFGPFHIKEGRKELKRYGLLLTCMCSRAVHIEMLDDLTTDAFINALRSCIAIRGIVRQIRCDQGTNFVGARREFIQALKEMDQEELKELRCEFIMNTPASSHMGGVWERQIRTIRSVLTSILEQSARQLDCSSLRTFLYEVMAVVNSRPLTTDHLNDPSCPEPLTPNHILTMKSTIISPPPGKFVREDLYLRKRWRRVQLLANNFWTRWKKEYLLNLQQRQKWTKDRRNAKVNDIVILQDDATPRNQWKLAKVIEVYPGKDGRVRRLKLLIGDSTLDGRGKRISKPVHLERPIHKTVTLLEAD; the protein is encoded by the coding sequence ATGTCAGAGTTTGAGCTTTTCTTTGAGAGTGACAAagagggtgcaggtgaagacGCGCAGCAGCACTGCGCAGACATGCAACCACAAGCTGCTGAAGGCACAGGAGATAACCACACTTCCTCACAAGAGCCACATAGAAGCCAAAGGGTCCGCAGGTTTACGGAAAAGGGCCAAGAACTGCACGATCAGCAAGTAAGAAGATTTGCACACCGTTTCAGTGTGAGCTACGAGAAGTGGAAAGCTATCGCTAAGGATGCCAAACAAGCGCTGAGTGGACAATGCTCAAACAACCTGCTGCGTGACCACATTACTAAGATAAGCAATGCCTCAGATAATCTGAACGTTGTTTATGAAGATTTAAGGCACATTGACATTCCCGACCAAGACACACGTCGCAGAGCAGACACCTGCGAAGCAGTAACAAGAACAATCATCCAGACTGCAAAGGCTCTTCTAGACACAAGAGGGGGTGAAGAACAAAGAGTGAAATCAATAGAGTCTGTAATTGAAGCTGCAGCCTCAGACAAAGTAAGCGTCAACTCTCACCGCACCAAGTCGTCTGCTCATTCTCAAACTAACTCAAGAATAACATCCCGTTCAAGCCAGTCTTCTGCAAGACGAGATGCTGCTGCTGAAGTTGCTGCCAATGAAGCCACTTTAAAAGTACTGCTAGAGCAAGAACGTCATATCAAAGAACTTGAAAGACTCGAAACTGAAGCAGCCAATTTACGAGCTAATCAAGAGGCTGAAAATGCAGAAAGACAAAGGGTGCTGGAAGCCAAGCGCAGAGAACTAGAAAGATTGGAGACAATCAAGAAGCTAGAGGCTGCTAAGGCGAGACAGCAAGTATATGAACAAAGTGAATGCTCAGATGAAGAAATATTTGGGCTGCTCCATCAATGTGTCCCTCCGAAGGAGAATGAGGAAGTCAAGCATGAAAGTAGCCTATTGCAGCATTGCTCCCCACCTCACTCTCTGacacaaccaaaacaagaagacaatactgcagctcttgttagAGCATTCGCAGAGTCCATCAGTGCGAGTCGTCTTCCCGTACCTGAACCAACAACGTTCAACGGCGACCCACTCAGATTTAATGACTGGAAAGTCTCCTTTCAGACACTTATTGACAGGAAAAACATACCAGCTGAAGAGAAAATATACTATCTGCGAAAGTATGTGGGTGGACCAGCCAAAAAGGCCATTGAAAGCTACTTCTTGCTAGGCACAGAGTCAGCTTATTGTGCAGCGTGGACCATCCTAGAAGAGAGATACGGCAATCCATTCCTTATCGCCAAGGCCTTCAGAGATAAGCTTGATACGTGGCCCAAAATAAACTCTAAGGGGAGTGTGGAACTTCAAGAACTCGCTGACTTCCTTCGCAGCTGTGAGGCGGCCATGTCTCAGATCAGAGGTCTTGAAGTACTCAACGACTGCAAcgaaaatcagaaaatactcTCTAAACTTCCAGACTGGCTGACCTCAAGATGGAATAGGAAGGTGATAGAAGTGGAAGAACAAAGTCACACGTTCCCAAGCTTTAGCCAGTTCGTCAAGTTTCTCACACGTGAAGCCAAAATCGCCTGTAACCCAATAACGTCCCTCCACGCTCTAAAACCAAGTGAAAATGAGAAGATCAAGGTTTCAAAGACAAGAGGTCATGGAGCAAAGGTATTGGCAACCAACTCAGACGAGAAAGCTGTTACCACAAGCTGTGTCTTCTGTGAGAAGGCAGGTCACAGTCTACACAAGTGTCGCAAATTTATGGATGAGACTATTTCAGAGCGAGTCAAGTTTGTTCAAGAGAAGAAATTGTGTTTCGGCTGTCTGAAGTTTGGCCATCGCTCGAAGGACTGTGAAAACAGAGAGATCTGCgatatgtgtgaaaaaagacatctAGCTTGCCTCCATGATAATCGCACCAAAGAAGAAAGGATGTCAACACGGCTTAGTGGAGCAGGGAACAGTGGCAAGTCAAGGGAAAGGAAAATAGAGCGGCCACAAGATAGGGCAGCAAGATCATCACGTGAGTCAACATCCAACAGAGTTTTACAGAATGTTAAAGACACTCATACATCCACAGTCATTCCAGTGTGGTTGTCAGTCACAAGTGAGCCAGATCGTGAAGTTCTTGTGTATGCACTCCTCGATACACAGAGCGACACGACATTCATCCTGGAAGAAACGGCAAAGACTCTTCACACAAAGAAGGAACCAGTTCAGCTAAAGCTCTCCACAATGGCTTCAAGAAACACAGTTGTGTCCTGTCGGAAACTGACTGGACTACAAGTGAGAGGATTCTACTCAGACAAGATAATTCCTCTGCCAGTGACCTACTCAAGAGAATTCATCCCTGCAAACAGAGATCATATTCCCACACCAGAGACTGCAAAGGCATGGCCTCATCTGGAACACGTCGCAGACGAGATTGCTCCTCAACAAAGCTGCGACGTGGGCCTGCTAATCGGCTACAACTGTCCTCAAGCTCTTGTCCCAAGGCAAGTGGTGCCTGGTAAAGAAAATCAGCCCTTTGCTCAGAGAACAGACCTGGGCTGGAGCGTAGTTGGCTATGGCAACCCATGTCTTGACTATGGAGATGAAATTGGAATAAGTCACCAGGTCATCGTGAGGCAAGTGATGCCTGGTCTTCAGTCCTCTTCAAACCTCACAAGCGAAGTTCACTATGTCTGTAGAACTCAAGTCAAAGAGGTAGTCTCACCTGCAGATGTCATCAAGGTGCTGGAATCGGACTTTGTCGAAAGGTCTTTGGAGGACAGTCACATCTCTCAAGAGGATCTCCGATTCCTGTCAAAGATGGAAAGAGGCATCAGGCTCAAGGACAATGGTCATTATGAGATGCCACTGCCATTCAAGAATGAAAGACCCAACTTACCAGATAACATGGTGTGCGCCATCCACCGTCTCAGATGCCTAGAACGGaagctgaaaagaaacaaacagtacTACAAAGACTACAAGACCTTCATGGATGAGATCATAACACGTGGAGATGCAGAAAGGGTCCCAGAAGAAGACCTCAATAAAGCTCCAGCATGGTACATCCCACACCATGGGGTGTATCATCCCCAAAAGCCTGGGAAGATACGTGTTGTCTTCGATTGTTCGGCGAGATTTCAAGAGACATCCTTAAACGACCATCTCCTGACCGGTCCAGAGCTGACAAACACCTTGGTGGGAGTTCTGTGTCGTTTCCGGAAAGGTCCAGTGGCAATCATGTGTGACATTGAACGCATGTTCCACCAGTTCCACGTTAAAGCAGAAGACCAAGATTACCTAAGATTCCTGTGGTGGGAGAATGGAAATCTTGAAGCCAAACCATCCATCTACCGGATGAAGGTCCACTTGTTTGGCGCTGCTTCATCACCTGGCTGCGCTAACTATGGACTCAAGCACCTCGCAGCCGAAGGACACGGACACTTCAGTGAAGCCACCATCAAGTTCATTCAGAAGAACTTTTACGTTGATGACGGCTTGTCAAGCTTAGCGTCTGAAAGCCAAGCTATTCAGTTAGTGAAGGAGGCAAGAGAGCTCTGCAACAAAGGCAAACTCAGGCTGCACAAGTTCATTTCCAACAGCAAGAAAGTCCTAGCCTCAATCCCCAAAGAAGAATGTGCAAAAGCCGCCCAAGACCTGGACATGGCCCTGGGAGAGCTACACGTGGAAAGAGCACTTGGCATACAGTGGTGCGTGGCTTCTGACGAGTTCCAGTTCAGAGTGATTGTGAAAGAAAATCCACTTACCCGAAGAGGAGTTTTATCCACTGTCGCTTCAGTATACGATCCACTCGGATTTGTGGCACCGTTCATCCTGGTGGGAAAACAGATTCTGCAGCAGATGTGTCATAACAAGCTCAGTTGGGATGACATCTTACCTGATGATCTTCGACCCCTGTGGGAGTTTTGGCTCCAAGACCTGCAAAACCTGGCTGGTGTAAAGATTCAGAGATGCTACATTCCATTAAACTTTAAGGTTCAGAGCTACGAGCTCCATCATTTCTCTGATGCCAGCGTGTCAGGTTATGGCGAGTGTTCGTACCTCAGAGCAGTCAGTGCATCAGGTGAAGTCCACTGCTCTTTGGTAATGGGGAAGTCAAGAGTAGCCCCTGCTAAGGTTACCACCATACCAAGACTTGAGCTGTCAGCAGCAGTCGTAGCCGTCCGCACCAGTGACATGCTCAAAAGGGAACTGGAGATAGATTGCCTACAGGAATTCTTCTGGACCGATTCAAAGGTTGTCCTCGGATACATCAGTAACGAGGCCAGGAGATTTCATGTGTTCGTGGCAAACCGTGTGGAACGCATCAAGCAAAGTACGGAGTCTGCGCAATGGAGGTATGTGGCTTCCGAAGAGAATCCAGCAGATCATGCCTCAAGAGGTCTTGCAGCAAAACAACTTGTAGCTTCCAACTGGTTCACGGGTCCAAGCTTTCTTTGGCAGAAAGAGCTGACCAGCGAAGTAGTCAAGGTGGGAGAGATTGCAAGTAGTGATCCAGAGATCAAGAAGGCCCAGGCTCATGACACCCTGGCAAAGGAAATAAGGTCACTGTTAGATTGTCTACGAAAGTTCTCTGACTGGTCAAGAATGGTGAAAGCTATAGCCAGACTAAAGTGGCGTGCAAGGGAAGCGAAAGGCCTCAGGCCAAGGTCCTGGGAAAGCACCAGTTTAGAGGAAAGGAGAGATGCAGAGCTCAGCATAATCAAGATGGTCCAACAAGCAACCCTCTCTCAAGAAATACAGGGCATCCAGTGTCATAAGAActcacaaatcaaagacaaggcCAACAAGTTACACAAGTTGGGTCCATTCCTGGATGACCAAGGTATCCTCAGAGTCGGAGGCCGCTTAACTCATGCTGCTCTTCATCCACATGTGAAGCATCCAGCTGTTCTCCCTAGAGACAGTCACGTGTCGGCATTACTCGTCAAGCACTATCACGAGAGAGTGCACCATCAGGGACGGGGAATGACCATAAATGAGATCCGATCCAATGGTATATGGATCCTGGGATGCAGCAGGGCAGTGTCATCccatatttacaaatgcacaacGTGCAGGAAGTTCAGAAGATGCACAGAACAACAAAGGATGGCAAATCTCCCGGAAGATCGAATGGAAACAACCCCTCCATTTACTTACTGCGGGATGGACTGCTTCGGGCCATTCCACatcaaggaaggaagaaaagagTTAAAGCGTTATGGACTCTTACTTACCTGCATGTGTTCCAGAGCAGTGCATATTGAAATGCTCGACGACTTGACCACAGATGCCTTCATTAACGCTCTGCGTTCATGCATCGCTATTCGTGGAATAGTACGGCAAATAAGGTGTGATCAAGGGACAAActttgttggtgccaggcgtGAGTTCATTCAAGCATTAAAGGAGATGGATCAAGAGGAACTCAAAGAACTGAGATGTGAGTTCATCATGAACACCCCAGCTTCAAGTCATATGGGTGGCGTCTGGGAAAGACAAATTCGCACTATCAGAAGTGTCTTGACGTCCATTCTAGAACAGTCAGCCAGACAACTTGACTGCTCCTCACTACGAACGTTCCTATATGAAGTTATGGCGGTTGTAAATAGCAGACCTCTGACCACTGATCATCTGAACGATCCATCCTGTCCAGAGCCCTTGACACCAAATCACATCCTGACCATGAAATCCACGATCATCTCTCCACCTCCTGGAAAGTTCGTCAGGGAAGATCTGTACCTCCGTAAAAGATGGCGCAGAGTTCAACTCTTAGCCAACAACTTTTGGACACGGTGGAAAAAGGAATACCTCCTCAATCTCCAACAGAGACAGAAGTGGACCAAAGACCGCAGAAACGCTAAGGTCAATGATATTGTCATTTTGCAAGATGATGCTACACCACGAAACCAGTGGAAGTTAGCAAAGGTTATTGAAGTGTACCCAGGAAAGGACGGAAGAGTGAGAAGGCTCAAGTTGCTTATCGGCGATTCAACTCTGGATGGAAGAGGAAAGCGCATCTCTAAACCTGTTCATTTGGAGAGGCCCATCCATAAGACAGTTACATTGTTGGAAGCAGACTGA